The genomic stretch TTGTCGGGCCGAATACTGGTGTCGTACAAATGATTGTTCCGGAGTTAAGATTAGAATTGGAACCTGTTGAAAAAGTGGATAAAGGAGCTATTTTCTCCATGCCATGCGAAACGAAATTGCGAAGGTCTGATAAATTGTACAAATTGGTGGATACGACGGAAGAGTTGATGCAATAGTTTTATCAGAAATATTTTGAGATAAAAAAACGATCAAAATTAATTGATCGTTTTTTTTATTTATCTGAAAGGATTCAATTTGGGAGGTTTGATGTCAAATAGATTATAACTTAAAACCAAACTACCTCTCATGTGTAACATTTTATAGTCAAAATACTGGTTACTAGGCTTGAATATATCTTTGAATCCACAACTAAATCGTAAACCTAGTTCTATGCGTGGAAATAGTTGACGTTCATATCCGGCAATAAGGCCCATATCCCAACTGTCCAATAGATTACTGAAATTGATATATAGAGGATTACCAGGATCGATAGAACCATTGTAGACCTTGTCGTCCGTCATCATATAACCTTTGGTTACGGTATTACGAAATTTAGCGTTGATAATCCATGCTCCGTAAAGGCCAGCTAGAATTCGGTCTTTTTGATTTTTGAATGTGTACTTGAAATAAAGAGGAATTTCTAGCATCGTAAAATCCATTGACATTTCGGCAGATCCGCAGAAACGGGATATAATATTGTTTTTATCGTCATGGAATCGTTGGTTGTCGATGCGTGCATCGGCATCAATAGCGACTTTCTTGTACGTGACTTCAGCTCCTAGCGTCCATTTTTTGGTCACGGGAAAAGTAAGCTTTGCACCTATTGATGGCGAAAGTTTGGGATAAGGATTAAATACATCGGGAACATTACTGAATGGGAAAGGTATGGCTCCACCAATATCGGTCCCCAACTGAACCCCGAGAGCAAATCGATATTCTACCTGGTCATCGGAAATACTATCCGCTTGAGTAGTGACTGATTTTGATTGATTTCTCTCTTTAGCGGTAATGTTTAGAGTACAAAATAATGGTACAAGTAAAAGGTATATTAATTTCATTTTTTCTCG from Butyricimonas virosa encodes the following:
- a CDS encoding outer membrane beta-barrel protein, producing MKLIYLLLVPLFCTLNITAKERNQSKSVTTQADSISDDQVEYRFALGVQLGTDIGGAIPFPFSNVPDVFNPYPKLSPSIGAKLTFPVTKKWTLGAEVTYKKVAIDADARIDNQRFHDDKNNIISRFCGSAEMSMDFTMLEIPLYFKYTFKNQKDRILAGLYGAWIINAKFRNTVTKGYMMTDDKVYNGSIDPGNPLYINFSNLLDSWDMGLIAGYERQLFPRIELGLRFSCGFKDIFKPSNQYFDYKMLHMRGSLVLSYNLFDIKPPKLNPFR